One Campylobacter sp. RM16192 genomic region harbors:
- the ftsH gene encoding ATP-dependent zinc metalloprotease FtsH: MNNKRFDEDRNSNNNGNNGFFNKNPIFIFAIFAIVIILVFRGFTDNMEIGGSFGGQAATKSVTYSELKEMIKNKQISQVGIAETSIKALGNMGDGRSVFIAKRVNDPTLVPLLEANNIPYGAYSETNWFTELLFSWVLPIFIFFGIWMFLASRMQKNMGGGILGMGSSKKLVNSEKPKVKFTDVAGVEEAKEEVKEIVDFLKHPDRYINLGAKIPKGVLLVGPPGTGKTLLAKAVAGEADVPFFSVSGSSFIEMFVGVGASRVRDLFENAKKEAPAIVFIDEIDAIGKSRAASGMIGGNDEREQTLNQLLAEMDGFSSDASPVIVLAATNRPEVLDAALLRPGRFDRQVLVDKPDFKGRIDILRVHMKDIKLDHNADIEEIARMTAGLAGADLANIINEAALLAGRKNKDHVEQKDLVEAVERAIAGLEKKSRRINPKEKRIVAYHESGHALISETTNGADKVTKVSIIPRGLAALGYTLNTPEENKFMMQKHELIARVDVLLAGRAAEEVFIKEISTGAGNDLERATDILKAMVSVYGMSDVAGLMVLEKQRNTFLTGGQSIKDYSDKMAEKVDDFVKSTLETRYNEVLQTLRTYSGAIEKMVEALYEQETIEGAKVREIIKAYEEENGLPSRLVEEHKDEPKP, encoded by the coding sequence ATGAACAATAAAAGATTTGATGAAGATAGAAATTCAAATAATAATGGCAATAATGGATTTTTTAATAAGAATCCGATTTTTATTTTTGCTATTTTTGCTATCGTTATTATTTTGGTATTTAGAGGTTTTACCGACAATATGGAGATAGGAGGCTCGTTTGGAGGTCAAGCAGCCACTAAGAGCGTAACCTATTCTGAATTAAAAGAGATGATTAAAAACAAGCAAATTTCTCAAGTAGGAATTGCAGAAACATCTATTAAAGCACTTGGTAATATGGGAGATGGCAGAAGTGTATTTATAGCAAAAAGAGTAAACGATCCTACTTTGGTACCTCTACTAGAAGCAAATAACATACCATACGGCGCATATAGTGAGACAAACTGGTTTACTGAACTGCTATTTTCTTGGGTTCTACCGATATTTATATTTTTTGGAATTTGGATGTTTCTTGCAAGTAGAATGCAAAAAAACATGGGCGGAGGCATACTTGGTATGGGAAGCTCCAAAAAGCTTGTAAATTCCGAAAAGCCAAAAGTGAAATTTACCGATGTAGCAGGCGTTGAAGAGGCCAAGGAAGAAGTTAAAGAGATAGTTGATTTCTTAAAGCACCCTGATAGGTATATAAATTTAGGAGCTAAAATTCCAAAAGGTGTGCTTTTGGTTGGTCCTCCGGGCACAGGTAAAACGCTTCTTGCAAAAGCTGTTGCAGGCGAGGCGGATGTGCCTTTTTTCTCGGTTTCTGGTTCAAGCTTTATAGAGATGTTTGTGGGTGTTGGTGCAAGTCGCGTTCGCGATCTTTTTGAAAACGCTAAAAAAGAAGCTCCTGCGATTGTATTTATCGATGAGATAGACGCCATAGGTAAAAGTCGTGCAGCAAGCGGAATGATAGGTGGAAACGACGAAAGAGAACAGACGCTAAATCAGCTTCTAGCCGAGATGGATGGCTTTAGCTCGGATGCTTCACCTGTGATAGTTTTAGCTGCGACAAACCGTCCTGAAGTGCTTGATGCTGCGCTTTTAAGACCTGGAAGATTTGATAGACAAGTGCTTGTTGATAAGCCTGATTTTAAAGGAAGAATCGATATCTTACGTGTGCATATGAAAGATATCAAACTTGATCATAATGCCGATATAGAAGAGATTGCGAGGATGACTGCAGGACTTGCCGGAGCGGATCTGGCTAATATTATAAATGAAGCTGCGCTTTTAGCGGGCAGAAAAAATAAAGATCATGTTGAGCAAAAAGATTTAGTAGAGGCTGTTGAACGCGCTATCGCCGGGCTTGAAAAGAAATCAAGACGTATAAATCCAAAAGAAAAACGTATAGTGGCATATCACGAAAGCGGACATGCGCTTATCTCTGAAACAACAAATGGCGCAGATAAAGTAACAAAAGTTTCTATCATTCCTCGTGGATTAGCTGCTCTTGGATACACGTTAAATACGCCTGAAGAGAATAAATTTATGATGCAAAAGCATGAGCTAATCGCTCGTGTTGATGTTCTTTTAGCTGGACGTGCGGCTGAAGAGGTCTTTATAAAAGAGATTTCAACAGGTGCAGGAAATGACCTTGAGCGCGCTACAGATATACTAAAGGCTATGGTGTCTGTTTATGGAATGAGTGATGTAGCCGGTCTTATGGTGCTTGAAAAACAAAGAAATACGTTTTTAACAGGTGGTCAAAGCATTAAAGACTATAGTGACAAGATGGCTGAAAAGGTGGATGATTTTGTAAAAAGCACTCTTGAAACCAGATATAATGAGGTTTTGCAGACTCTTAGAACTTATAGCGGCGCTATTGAAAAGATGGTTGAGGCTTTATATGAGCAAGAGACTATTGAGGGTGCTAAGGTTAGAGAGATTATAAAGGCCTATGAAGAGGAAAATGGACTTCCTAGTCGCCTTGTCGAAGAGCATAAAGATGAGCCAAAGCCTTAG
- the pssA gene encoding CDP-diacylglycerol--serine O-phosphatidyltransferase — MRENDKLQLMYIFPNLFTAASAFLGVISIIASVNGQFFKAITYIVFSLILDGLDGRVARLTKTTSKFGVEFDSLADIVAFGVAPAMLFYFSVGHHFGRLGSLVSALFVVFGAIRLARFNVMTGTYEPSVFIGLPIPTAAIVSAFWVGLSLEYSFTRNAEWLLLILQAVLSVLMVSNIRYPSFKKIDLKQANFLKILIILTILCSLLYIYPIEVPAALMTIYVFYGIVRFVYMFIKKNPKFKKESE, encoded by the coding sequence ATGAGAGAGAATGATAAACTTCAACTTATGTATATATTTCCAAATTTATTTACCGCAGCTAGTGCTTTTTTAGGTGTCATTAGCATTATAGCTTCTGTAAATGGACAATTTTTTAAGGCGATAACATATATAGTATTTTCTCTTATTCTTGATGGACTTGACGGTAGAGTAGCCAGACTTACTAAGACTACTTCAAAATTTGGAGTAGAGTTTGATAGTCTTGCAGATATTGTAGCATTTGGAGTAGCTCCGGCTATGCTATTTTATTTTTCAGTAGGACATCATTTTGGCAGACTAGGCTCTCTTGTGTCAGCTCTTTTTGTGGTTTTTGGCGCTATTAGACTTGCCAGATTTAATGTCATGACGGGCACATACGAGCCATCTGTATTTATCGGTCTTCCTATACCTACAGCAGCTATTGTAAGCGCTTTTTGGGTGGGGCTTAGCTTGGAATATAGCTTTACTAGAAATGCTGAGTGGCTTTTGCTTATACTTCAAGCCGTGCTTTCTGTACTGATGGTTAGTAATATACGATATCCAAGCTTTAAAAAAATAGATTTAAAGCAGGCCAATTTCTTAAAAATTTTAATCATTTTAACTATCTTATGTTCTTTGCTCTATATATATCCTATAGAAGTTCCTGCGGCTTTGATGACTATTTATGTTTTTTATGGTATAGTTAGATTTGTTTATATGTTTATCAAAAAGAATCCGAAATTTAAAAAGGAGAGCGAATGA
- a CDS encoding tetratricopeptide repeat protein has product MKKLVFIVFAALLALSAHARTNASIANELRIDSKFVESIPFEYAACVNDKQWSSCKQLGSHYDFGRPGIASDPQKAVMFYKMCCDLNNQDKMCCEKGYAKELAEKHEAGCKANDAASCGKLAVVAYNKKDFETSFKYAKKGCDIGKDQESCVYLASMYYYGDGVEKNYEKAFEVYNGLCERGVYNMCPTVGFFYADGIGVKQDIKKSKEILEKICPDKYPAGCTQLAVLYETDKYGMKDEKRAVELFSIACKHNRKSKACEKLGKTASEEIACENKDPHSCYMAANAHKNDPQKMLYYYDKACEYGYSNGCFEAAALSQQDAKKAMEYAYKACKLHRVDACEWLMQISTQACQAGNQEGCNWVERIKTGK; this is encoded by the coding sequence ATGAAAAAATTGGTTTTTATCGTTTTTGCCGCACTTCTTGCACTATCTGCTCATGCAAGAACCAACGCGTCAATAGCAAACGAGTTAAGAATAGACAGTAAATTTGTAGAGTCTATTCCTTTTGAGTATGCTGCTTGCGTAAATGATAAGCAGTGGTCATCTTGCAAACAGCTTGGCTCGCACTATGACTTTGGAAGACCTGGCATAGCAAGTGATCCGCAAAAAGCTGTCATGTTCTACAAAATGTGCTGCGACTTAAATAATCAAGACAAAATGTGCTGCGAAAAGGGCTACGCAAAAGAGCTTGCAGAAAAACACGAAGCAGGTTGTAAGGCAAACGATGCTGCAAGTTGCGGCAAGTTAGCCGTCGTTGCTTATAATAAAAAAGACTTTGAAACGTCGTTTAAGTATGCAAAAAAAGGTTGTGATATCGGCAAAGACCAGGAATCCTGCGTATATCTTGCCTCTATGTATTACTACGGTGATGGTGTAGAGAAGAATTATGAAAAGGCATTTGAGGTCTATAACGGCTTGTGCGAAAGGGGCGTGTATAATATGTGCCCTACGGTGGGCTTTTTTTACGCTGATGGTATAGGTGTGAAACAAGATATCAAAAAGAGCAAAGAGATTTTAGAGAAAATTTGCCCAGATAAATATCCTGCCGGTTGCACTCAATTAGCCGTGCTTTATGAAACCGACAAATACGGTATGAAGGATGAGAAAAGGGCGGTTGAGCTGTTTTCTATCGCTTGCAAGCACAACAGAAAAAGTAAAGCTTGCGAAAAGCTAGGCAAAACGGCAAGTGAGGAGATAGCTTGCGAAAACAAAGATCCGCACTCTTGCTATATGGCGGCAAACGCTCATAAAAATGATCCGCAAAAAATGCTGTATTATTACGATAAAGCTTGCGAATACGGATATAGCAACGGTTGTTTTGAAGCTGCTGCTCTTAGCCAACAAGATGCCAAAAAAGCAATGGAGTATGCATACAAAGCTTGCAAATTACATAGAGTTGATGCTTGCGAGTGGCTAATGCAAATTTCAACACAGGCTTGCCAAGCCGGCAATCAAGAGGGTTGCAATTGGGTGGAGAGGATTAAAACGGGTAAATAA
- a CDS encoding 2-isopropylmalate synthase: MDNNKIIIFDTTLRDGEQSPGASMNTEEKLRIALQLERLGVDVMEAGFAAASPGDFDAINQIAKQSSNITVCSLARAVERDIKAAGEAIFPAKKKRIHTFIATSPIHMEYKLKMKPDEVIRRAVDAVKYAKTFCDDVEFSCEDAGRTELGFMKEICEAVIEAGAKTINLPDTVGYRLPNELTAMISEMVKFINGRAIVSVHNHNDLGLATANSLAAVMAGARQVECTLNGLGERAGNASLEEIVMAIKTRQDIFAPLYTDIICKEIYPSSRLVATITGIEPQPNKAIVGKNAFAHESGIHQDGVLKHKETYEIISAESIGLEKNSLVLGKHSGRHAFKDKLISLGFELDSEALNEAFDKFKELADKKKEVFDDDIRALVTSEFIKIPQAYEMVTLSQNNCNKGLASAAVTIKHKDEFISDAALGNGTVDAIFKVIDRISKINGVLKDYKVSAVSQGKDALASVIVKVEFDKNNAVIGHGLDIDTMMASAKAYVGALNSFVRIKNLSK; the protein is encoded by the coding sequence ATGGATAATAATAAAATAATTATATTTGATACTACATTAAGAGATGGCGAGCAAAGTCCTGGCGCTTCAATGAATACAGAAGAAAAATTAAGAATAGCTCTTCAGCTTGAGCGTCTTGGCGTGGATGTGATGGAGGCCGGGTTTGCTGCGGCAAGTCCGGGAGACTTTGATGCGATAAATCAGATTGCAAAGCAGTCTTCAAATATTACGGTTTGTTCTCTTGCAAGGGCTGTAGAAAGAGATATCAAGGCTGCCGGAGAGGCTATATTTCCTGCTAAAAAAAAGAGAATTCATACGTTTATCGCTACAAGTCCGATTCACATGGAATATAAGCTTAAGATGAAGCCAGATGAAGTAATACGCCGTGCAGTTGATGCTGTAAAATATGCTAAAACATTTTGTGATGATGTCGAGTTTAGCTGTGAAGATGCGGGTAGGACTGAGCTAGGATTTATGAAAGAGATTTGTGAAGCCGTAATAGAGGCCGGTGCAAAAACAATAAATTTGCCAGATACTGTCGGATATCGCTTACCAAACGAGCTTACGGCAATGATAAGCGAGATGGTAAAATTTATCAATGGGCGAGCAATAGTTTCAGTCCATAATCATAACGATTTAGGGCTTGCTACAGCCAATTCTTTAGCTGCTGTCATGGCTGGAGCCAGGCAAGTGGAATGTACTCTAAATGGACTTGGTGAAAGAGCGGGCAACGCAAGTTTAGAAGAGATTGTAATGGCTATAAAAACTCGTCAAGATATATTTGCTCCGCTATATACGGATATAATTTGCAAGGAAATTTATCCAAGCTCTCGCCTTGTGGCGACCATAACAGGCATAGAGCCTCAACCAAATAAGGCTATAGTAGGTAAAAACGCCTTTGCTCACGAAAGTGGAATTCATCAAGACGGTGTATTAAAACACAAAGAGACTTATGAGATAATTTCAGCCGAAAGTATTGGGCTTGAAAAAAATTCCTTGGTTCTTGGTAAGCATTCCGGACGCCACGCATTTAAAGACAAGCTTATAAGTCTTGGTTTCGAGCTTGACAGTGAAGCCTTGAATGAAGCATTTGATAAATTTAAAGAGCTTGCAGATAAGAAAAAAGAGGTATTTGACGATGATATTCGTGCGCTTGTTACTAGCGAATTTATTAAAATCCCACAAGCTTACGAGATGGTAACTTTAAGCCAAAATAACTGCAATAAAGGACTTGCAAGTGCTGCTGTAACTATAAAACATAAAGATGAATTTATTAGCGATGCGGCTCTTGGAAACGGAACGGTAGATGCGATATTTAAGGTTATTGATCGCATAAGTAAGATAAATGGAGTATTAAAAGATTATAAAGTAAGCGCTGTGAGTCAAGGTAAGGATGCTTTAGCTAGTGTTATAGTTAAAGTTGAATTTGATAAAAATAACGCTGTTATAGGGCATGGGCTTGATATAGATACTATGATGGCTAGCGCAAAGGCCTATGTTGGCGCGTTAAATAGCTTCGTTAGAATTAAGAATCTAAGCAAATAG
- a CDS encoding 50S ribosomal protein L11 methyltransferase, protein MKENFYELSVVSNNAHDLLLDLVFAFGITCIEEIENGFIIRDEDDLSEIQFGLIEYVKAAEKSLGRKIDLKLDLQVKENKDWINEYKKNVKPIEIGKFYIRPSWENPREDLVNIIIDPALAFGSGHHESTSACISSLQKYAKDGMSAIDVGCGSGILSIALAKLGCSVDGCDTDEQATYSSKQNAELNGVKFNKIWTGSISNLDAKYDIVVANIIADVILILKNDLIKLLKDGSYLILAGVLEKYKERILEAFSSLKLVELNTQNEWSSFVFQK, encoded by the coding sequence TTGAAAGAAAATTTTTATGAGCTAAGTGTTGTTTCTAACAATGCTCACGATTTATTACTAGATCTTGTTTTTGCCTTTGGAATAACCTGTATAGAAGAGATTGAAAATGGGTTTATAATTAGAGACGAAGATGATCTTAGTGAGATTCAATTTGGCTTAATTGAGTATGTAAAAGCTGCTGAGAAATCTCTTGGTAGGAAGATAGATCTTAAGCTTGATTTGCAGGTTAAAGAAAATAAAGATTGGATTAATGAATATAAAAAAAATGTTAAGCCTATAGAGATTGGTAAATTTTACATACGTCCAAGCTGGGAAAATCCTAGAGAAGATCTTGTAAATATTATAATAGACCCTGCCTTGGCATTTGGCTCTGGACATCACGAGAGCACAAGCGCTTGTATAAGTTCTTTGCAAAAATATGCAAAAGATGGAATGAGTGCTATTGATGTGGGTTGCGGAAGTGGTATTTTAAGTATAGCATTGGCAAAACTGGGCTGCAGTGTGGATGGCTGTGATACAGATGAGCAAGCTACCTATAGTTCTAAGCAGAATGCAGAGTTAAACGGTGTTAAATTTAATAAAATTTGGACCGGTTCAATATCAAATTTAGACGCTAAATACGATATTGTTGTGGCAAATATCATAGCTGATGTTATATTAATATTAAAAAATGATTTGATAAAATTACTCAAAGATGGCTCGTATCTAATTTTAGCAGGTGTGCTAGAAAAGTATAAAGAGCGTATCTTAGAGGCCTTTTCTTCACTTAAGCTTGTTGAATTAAACACGCAAAATGAGTGGAGTAGCTTCGTATTTCAAAAATAA
- a CDS encoding DUF805 domain-containing protein — MTFSQSIKNCFSNYATFNGRASRSEYWWFALFNVLIYIFASIIDTTINSAIFYTISALALFLPTIAVSVRRLHDINKSGWFYLLFLIPVIGAIILLIWFTKRGTIGPNQFGDDPILE; from the coding sequence ATGACTTTTTCCCAATCTATAAAAAATTGCTTTAGCAATTATGCAACATTTAATGGTAGAGCATCTAGGTCTGAGTATTGGTGGTTCGCGCTTTTTAACGTGCTTATATACATATTTGCAAGCATAATAGACACAACGATAAATTCTGCAATATTTTATACAATATCTGCATTAGCGCTTTTTTTACCAACCATTGCTGTTTCTGTAAGAAGATTACATGATATCAACAAAAGCGGATGGTTTTATCTTCTGTTTCTTATACCTGTTATAGGAGCCATTATACTTCTTATATGGTTTACAAAGCGTGGAACAATAGGTCCTAACCAATTTGGAGACGACCCTATTTTAGAATAA
- a CDS encoding phosphatidylserine decarboxylase, which translates to MEIVAKQGYKYILIFGLLFLLSVFFDTLWTLFFVIFIITLFIFRNPKREKGSSDEYAILSPIDGRVKSIRRISYLGDDSIEIIISKSVFGSGSLKAPCDIKLIELKQRHGLFLCSAIKSSNSLNERALYTCKHGNLKISIRTIVGALSRSLSVEKFEELQSGNKFGFLTDGLVVLILPISARISAAIGDRVKATSSVIGFFNHEDRK; encoded by the coding sequence ATGGAGATTGTCGCTAAACAAGGCTATAAATATATACTGATTTTTGGTCTTTTATTTTTATTGTCGGTGTTTTTTGACACTCTTTGGACTCTGTTTTTTGTCATTTTTATTATTACTCTTTTTATCTTTAGAAATCCAAAAAGAGAGAAGGGAAGTAGCGATGAATACGCTATTTTAAGCCCTATTGATGGAAGAGTAAAAAGTATTAGAAGAATTTCTTACTTGGGAGATGATTCCATTGAGATTATTATCTCTAAATCAGTCTTTGGATCAGGCTCTCTTAAAGCACCTTGCGATATAAAACTTATTGAATTAAAGCAAAGACATGGCTTGTTTTTATGTAGTGCTATAAAGTCTTCAAATTCTCTAAACGAAAGAGCTTTATATACATGTAAGCATGGGAATTTAAAAATTTCTATACGCACTATAGTAGGTGCTTTAAGTAGAAGCTTGTCTGTTGAGAAATTTGAAGAGTTGCAATCAGGTAATAAATTTGGGTTTTTAACCGATGGGCTAGTTGTATTGATACTGCCTATTAGCGCACGCATAAGTGCTGCCATAGGAGATAGAGTAAAGGCGACTAGTAGTGTGATTGGATTTTTTAACCATGAGGATAGAAAATGA